The Polyodon spathula isolate WHYD16114869_AA chromosome 3, ASM1765450v1, whole genome shotgun sequence genome has a segment encoding these proteins:
- the LOC121313161 gene encoding myosin regulatory light polypeptide 9: MSSKRAKGKTTKKRPQRATSNVFAMFDQSQIQEFKEAFNMIDQNRDGFIDKEDLHDMLASLGKNPTEEYLEAMMNEAPGPINFTMFLTMFGEKLNGTDPEDVIRNAFACFDEEGTGAIQEDYLRELLTTMGDRFTDEEVDELFREAPIDKKGNFSYVEFTRILKHGAKDKDD; this comes from the exons ATGTCGAGCAAAAGGGCtaagggaaagaccaccaaaaagCGCCCACAGCGCGCAACTTCCAATGTGTTTGCCATGTTTGATCAGTCCCAGATTCAGGAGTTTAAAGAGGCTTTTAACATGATTGATCAGAATCGTGATGGTTTCATCGACAAAGAGGACTTGCACGACATGCTTGCATCACTTG GAAAGAACCCAACAGAGGAATACCTGGAAGCTATGATGAACGAGGCCCCTGGCCCCATTAACTTCACTATGTTTCTGACCATGTTTGGTGAAAAGTTGAATGGAACAGATCCTGAAGATGTTATTAGAAACGCATTTGCCTGCTTTGATGAAGAAGGGACAG GTGCTATCCAAGAAGACTACTTGAGAGAGCTTTTGACCACAATGGGAGACCGGTTTACCGATGAGGAGGTTGATGAGCTATTCAGAGAGGCACCGATTGACAAAAAGGGCAACTTTAGCTATGTTGAGTTTACACGCATCCTGAAACACGGTGCAAAGGACAAAGACGATTAA